A single region of the Cucumis melo cultivar AY chromosome 3, USDA_Cmelo_AY_1.0, whole genome shotgun sequence genome encodes:
- the LOC127148703 gene encoding UPF0481 protein At3g47200-like, with amino-acid sequence MENSEIEMIQANHDITYKVEEPITGDADQELCVNVVMFIKNILEQVPQVNPKICIYRISKEVRELNDRAYAPQFISIGPFHYHTRQDLIANEYYKYQGFNNFLRRISINNEQIESMEGSQVKINTVKFLVEKCHGLMKEAWNCYADQINMMEEEFVGMMLVDACFIVEFLILLRGRVSNIQRIISKIDSKFYQGALYEILGDLIKLENQVPFFLLQSLFDLITKDDLPLVGTHERASLMDLTCFAFKIFVVAGYHLNYMYDKTTPKHLVDFSSIFFMSAPTYVEDNHKYVHTKDRWCISPSVTTLWEAGVTIKPSYVESCLTSISFENGVLNIPHINMGKTFEIMIRNLIAFDHYPAGNKNMYAVEYVSFLHDLMKEEQDVHLLVKVGVIVNSVGGGDKYILDFFNNLSRYNMVSPFSQFGEIAETLHVYCNRRRNRAKRYWNKAKVTLRHDYFTTPWTTISVIAATFLILLTLLQTIFSAISAFPG; translated from the coding sequence ATGGAAAATAGTGAGATTGAAATGATACAAGCGAACCACGACATAACTTACAAAGTGGAAGAACCAATAACTGGTGATGCTGATCAAGAGCTTTGTGTTAATGTTgtgatgtttattaaaaatattttagaacaAGTGCCTCAAGTTAATCCAAAAATCTGCATCTATCGAATTTCCAAAGAGGTACGCGAGTTGAATGATAGAGCGTATGCTCCTCAATTCATTTCCATAGGCCCTTTTCATTATCACACTCGACAGGATTTGATAGCCAATGAATACTATAAGTATCAAGGTTTTAATAACTTTCTACGTCGTATAAGTATTAATAATGAGCAGATTGAATCAATGGAAGGAAGTCAGGTTAAAATTAATACAGTAAAGTTTCTTGTGGAAAAATGTCATGGGTTAATGAAAGAAGCTTGGAATTGCTACGCAGATCAAATAAATATGATGGAGGAAGAGTTTGTTGGAATGATGCTTGTGGATGCTTGTTTCATAGTCGAGTTTCTTATACTGCTTCGTGGCCGTGTATCCAATATACAAAGAATAATATCAAAAATAGATTCTAAATTCTACCAAGGAGCACTATACGAAATACTTGGTGACTTGATAAAGTTGGAAAATCAagttcctttttttcttcttcaaagtCTATTTGACCTGATAACAAAGGATGATTTACCCTTGGTTGGGACTCATGAGAGAGCCTCCTTGATGGATCTTACATGCTTTGCTTTTAAGATTTTTGTTGTGGCGGGGTATCATCTTAATTATATGTATGATAAAACGACACCAAAGCACTTGGTTGATTTCTCTAGTATCTTTTTCATGTCGGCACCCACTTATGTTGAAGACAACCATAAATATGTGCACACTAAAGATCGGTGGTGCATTTCTCCATCCGTAACTACGCTCTGGGAGGCTGGTGTCACCATCAAACCAAGTTACGTAGAATCATGTTTGACGAGCATAAGCTTCGAAAACGGGGTTTTGAATATCCCACATATAAATATGGGAAAAACCTTCGAAATTATGATACGAAACCTTATAGCATTTGATCATTACCCTGCAGGAAATAAGAACATGTATGCAGTCGAATATGTGTCATTTCTACATGATTTGATGAAGGAAGAGCAAGATGTACATTTACTTGTGAAGGTTGGAGTCATAGTCAACAGTGTTGGTGGCGGTGATAAATACATTTTAGACTTCTTTAACAATCTCTCTAGATATAACATGGTCTCACCTTTTTCCCAATTTGGTGAAATCGCTGAAACTTTACATGTATATTGCAATAGACGGAGGAACAGGGCAAAACGTTATTGGAATAAGGCGAAAGTTACATTGAGACATGACTATTTCACTACACCATGGACTACTATCTCTGTCATTGCTGCAACTTTCCTCATTCTTCTCACCCTCCTTCAAACCATATTCTCTGCTATATCGGCATTTCCTGGCTAG